The following proteins come from a genomic window of Chionomys nivalis chromosome 9, mChiNiv1.1, whole genome shotgun sequence:
- the Necab3 gene encoding N-terminal EF-hand calcium-binding protein 3, with protein MACAGLLAVCLLRPPAPQPPRHSAPAAGHALFQDVFRRADKNDDGKLSFEEFQNYFADGVLSSVELRELFSGIDGHLTDNLETEKLCDYFSKHLGVYRPVLAALESLNRAVLTAMDTTKLEYEQASKVDQFVTRFLLRETVSQLQALQSSLEGASDTLEAQARGQRLNEEHMQVHSRSRSSRRAGRRALKSISWLPAWSPGSSDTGWTSEAELQWQLQVNRLQELIDQLECKAPRLEPLQEDLAKGPDSHILVAQRQVQVAEDALQDFHRALCCYMNFTGAQSHCLHVSAQKMLDHASFTLYEFWQDEASWRRHQQSPCSKAFQRTLIDHLQAPDTLTTVFFPASWWIMNNN; from the exons ATGGCGTGCGCCGGGTTGCTCGCTGTGTGCTTGCTCCGGCCACCCGCGCCCCAGCCGCCGCGACACTCTGCGCCTGCCGCGGGACACGCGTTATTCCAGGAT GTTTTCCGCAGAGCAGACAAGAATG ACGATGGGAAGCTCTCCTTTGAAGAATTCCAGAATTACTTTGCTGATGGGGTTCTCAGCTCAGTGGAGCTGCGGGAACTGTTCAGTGGGATCGATGGGCATCTCACCGA CAATTTagagacagagaaactgtgtG ACTATTTCTCCAAACACCTGGGCGTCTATCGGCCTGTGCTGGCAGCACTGGAGTCACTGAACCGTGCAGTGCTCACTGCCATGGACACGACAAAGCTG GAGTACGAACAGGCCTCCAAGGTGGACCAGTTTGTCACACGGTTCCTGCTTCGAGAGACTGTGAGTCAGCTACAAGCCCTGCAGAGCTCCCTGGAGGGGGCATCAGACACCCTGGAGGCCCAGGCCCGAGGTCAGCG GCTGAATGAAGAACACATGCAAGTGCACAGCAGATCCCGCAGCAGCCGGCGGGCAGGGCGCAGAGCCCTGAAGAGCATCAGCTGGTTACCAGCCTGGTCTCCTGGATCCTCTGATACAG GGTGGACTTCAGAGGCTGAACTGCAGTGGCAGCTGCAGGTCAATCGCCTCCAGGAGCTCATAGACCAGCTTGAATGCAAG GCACCCCGTCTGGAACCCCTGCAAGAGGACCTTGCCAAGGGGCCTGACTCG CACATCCTTGTGGCGCAGAGACAGGTCCAGGTGGCAGAGGATGCCCTGCAGGATTTTCACCGTGCCCTGTGCTGCTACATGAACTTCACAGGGGCCCAGAGCCATTGTCTACA TGTGTCTGCCCAGAAGATGCTAGACCATGCTTCCTTCACCCTCTATGAGTTCTGGCAGGATGAAGCCTCCTGGAGAAG GCACCAGCAGTCGCCCTGCAGCAAGGCTTTCCAACGCACTCTCATCGATCACCTGCAGGCCCCGGACACTCTCACCACTGTGTTCTTCCCAG CCTCCTGGTGGATTATGAATAATAACTGA
- the C9H20orf144 gene encoding uncharacterized protein C20orf144 homolog encodes MGNSNSHKRTKAPSQASKDRPPDMDKARHKQFFSHLKRKKPSTKIVLLFPLDKRQQLAEAAACPCARPGRPVEDALGAAPTCFPGVAPMLRGAGDGVDRREGARAGEMKRILVLLLQLEARLQEEGRRAAGGRGAGAKAQQGWQPLYAHLLTHHEVCSEGDPREEQPRKRRRCPRPRP; translated from the exons ATGGGAAACAGCAattcccacaagaggaccaaagCACCCAGTCAGGCCAGTAAGGACAGGCCGCCTGACATGGACAAGGCCCGTCACAAGCAGTTCTTCAGCCACCTCAAGCGGAAGAAGCCAAGT ACCAAGATCGTACTGCTTTTCCCGCTGGACAAGCGGCAGCAGCTGGCCGAGGCAGCAGCGTGCCCGTGTGCCCGGCCCGGGCGGCCGGTTGAGGATGCGCTCGGCGCCGCCCCGACATGCTTCCCAGGGGTGGCGCCCATGCTGCGTGGCGCAGGCGACGGCGTGGACAGGCGCGAAGGCGCGCGCGCCGGGGAGATGAAAAGGATCCTGGTGCTGTTGCTGCAGCTGGAAGCACGGCTGCAGGAGGAAGGGCGTCGCGCGGCTGGCGGGCGGGGGGCCGGGGCCAAGGCCCAGCAGGGCTGGCAGCCGCTGTACGCGCACCTGCTGACCCACCATGAGGTTTGCAGCGAAGGCGACCCCCGCGAGGAGCAGCCGCGCAAGCGGCGCCGCTGCCCTCGCCCGCGGCCCTGA
- the Actl10 gene encoding actin-like protein 10 has translation MPSWDRPVLPGAPGCELAGGVARAHPIKHGVVVDWDALEGLWERLMVGGLQVRPEQWPVLVSDSPSAPPEGREKVAELLFEALTVPACHMASTALLALCSTGAFSGLAVEAGAGVCHATPVYAGHSWHKATFRLNVAGSTLSRYFRDLLVAACPDLQLQALPRKTVTQLKKRCCYVSLDFQGDICDPARHQRACFCLSDGCYVHLGSERFRCPEPLFQPSLLGHPEPGLPTLAFQALQKIPSTLRTRLASTVVLAGGSTLFPGFVERMNLELEAQCRRHGYPALRPCLVAQPGRGTAVWTGGSMMASLNSFQCRWMTRAMYEEYGPFLVREVFD, from the coding sequence ATGCCAAGTTGGGACCGGCCAGTGCTGCCCGGAGCACCCGGCTGCGAGCTGGCAGGCGGCGTGGCGCGTGCGCACCCTATCAAGCACGGCGTGGTGGTGGACTGGGATGCACTGGAGGGACTGTGGGAGCGTCTAATGGTGGGAGGCCTGCAGGTCCGCCCCGAGCAGTGGCCTGTGCTCGTGAGCGACTCGCCATCAGCACCACCGGAGGGCCGAGAAAAGGTGGCCGAGCTGCTGTTCGAGGCCCTGACTGTGCCCGCGTGCCACATGGCCAGCACGGCACTGCTGGCACTCTGCTCCACCGGAGCGTTCAGTGGGCTGGCTGTGGAGGCGGGAGCAGGCGTGTGCCACGCCACACCCGTCTACGCAGGTCACTCATGGCACAAGGCCACCTTCCGTCTGAATGTGGCAGGTAGCACCCTGTCGCGCTACTTTCGAGACCTGCTGGTGGCGGCGTGCCCTGATCTTCAGCTGCAGGCTCTGCCCCGCAAGACCGTTACACAGCTCAAGAAGCGCTGCTGCTATGTGTCCCTAGATTTCCAGGGTGATATCTGTGACCCTGCCCGCCACCAGAGGGCCTGCTTTTGCCTGAGCGATGGCTGCTATGTGCACCTCGGCAGCGAGCGCTTCCGCTGCCCTGAACCCCTCTTCCAGCCAAGTCTCCTAGGCCACCCCGAGCCAGGACTGCCCACATTGGCCTTCCAGGCACTGCAGAAGATTCCCTCAACACTGCGGACACGCCTGGCCAGTACGGTGGTGCTGGCTGGTGGTTCCACCCTTTTCCCGGGCTTTGTGGAGCGCATGAACCTGGAGCTAGAGGCACAGTGCCGGAGGCATGGGTACCCGGCCCTGCGGCCCTGTCTGGTGGCTCAGCCTGGACGGGGCACAGCTGTGTGGACTGGAGGTTCCATGATGGCCTCCCTGAACTCTTTTCAGTGCCGTTGGATGACTCGGGCCATGTACGAGGAGTATGGCCCTTTTCTGGTGCGAGAAGTGTTCGACTGA
- the E2f1 gene encoding transcription factor E2F1 isoform X2 codes for MLGAEVKRRLDLETDHQYLAGSSGPFRGRGRHPGKGVKSPGEKSRYETSLNLTTKRFLELLSRSADGVVDLNWAAEVLKVQKRRIYDITNVLEGIQLIAKKSKNQIQWLGSHTMVGISKRLESLTQDLQQLQESEQQLDHLMHICTTQLQLLSEDSDSQRLAYVTCQDLRSIADPAEQMVIVIKAPPETQLQAVDSAETFQVSLKSKQGPIDVFLCPEESSGGISPGRTPCQETSSGENRTSGSGTAGPPPSPPSTSPTLDPSQSLLGLEQEPVLSRMGSLRTPTEDHLSPLVAADSLLEHGREDFSALLPGEFISLSPPHEALDYHFGLEEGEGIRDLFDCDFGDLTPLDF; via the exons GTGAAACGGAGGCTGGATCTGGAAACTGACCATCAGTATCTGGCTGGGAGCAGCGGGCCGTTCCGGGGCAGAGGCCGCCACCCAGGGAAAG GTGTGAAGTCTCCAGGGGAGAAGTCACGCTATGAGACATCGTTAAATCTGACCACCAAACGTTTCTTGGAGCTTCTGAGCCGCTCAGCTGACGGTGTTGTTGACCTGAACTGGGCAGCTGAGGTGCTGAAAGTGCAGAAAAGGCGCATCTATGACATCACCAATGTCCTTGAGGGCATCCAGCTCATTGCCAAGAAGTCCAAGAATCAGATCCAATGGCT AGGCAGCCACACCATGGTGGGGATCAGCAAGCGACTTGAAAGCCTGACCCAGGACCTACAGCAGCTGCAGGAGAGCGAGCAGCAGCTGGATCACCTGATGCACATCTGTACCACACAGCTGCAGCTGCTTTCTGAGGACTCAGACAGCCAGCG CCTGGCCTATGTGACCTGCCAGGACCTTCGTAGCATAGCAGACCCTGCAGAACAGATGGTCATAGTGATCAAGGCCCCTCCTGAGACCCAACTACAAGCTGTGGACTCTGCAGAG ACATTTCAGGTCTCTCTTAAGAGCAAACAAGGCCCCATCGATGTTTTCCTGTGCCCTGAGGAGAGTTCAGGGGGCATCAGCCCTGGGAGGACCCCATGCCAAGAGACATCATCTGGGGAGAACCGGACCTCTGGCTCTGGCACTGCAGgacctccaccatcacctccttCCACATCCCCGACCTTGGATCCCAGCCAATCCCTGCTAGGCCTGGAGCAAG AACCAGTATTGTCACGGATGGGCAGCCTGAGGACCCCCACGGAAGACCATCTGTCACCGCTGGTGGCTGCTGACTCACTCCTGGAGCATGGTCGAGAAGACTTCTCTGCACTCCTCCCTGGGGAGTTCATCAGCCTTTCCCCACCCCATGAGGCCCTTGACTACCACTTTGGCCTTGAGGAGGGTGAAGGCATCAGAGATCTCTTTGACTGTGACTTTGGGGATCTGACCCCTCTGGATTTCTGA